TCGGTTTCCTGGTGGATCTTGCCGCTGATGCGTGTCACTTCGGGCATACCGATTAAATAAAGAATTTGTGCGATGTGATAGACCCCCATATCGAAGAGCGCGCCGCCGCCCGCAGTTTCCTTCTTGACAAAGAACTCGGTGCCATAACCGTCAACATAGGGTCTGCCTCGACGACGGAAGCCAGTGGAGCGGGCATGATAGATATTGCCCAGGCGATCGTTCTCAATTAACTTCTTGGCCACTCGCGTCTCGCCAGAAAAGAGGGTGGCGAGTTGGATGCTGAGCTTGCGTTTGCATTTCTGAGCAGTCTCAAGCATCTTCACACCGTCAATATAGGAACCGGCGATAGGCTTTTCGCAATAAACGTTCTTACCTGCTTCAAGCGCAGCAACGGTAAAAGGCATGTGCAGGTTGTTGTGGAGGCAAACATCAACCGCATCAATGTCGTCGCGTTCCAGCAGCTTGCGGAAGTCTGTGTAGCGATGCGGAATGTTGTACATGTCCGCTACGCGGTTTAGTTCGACTTCATTCACGTCAGCCGCCGCCACAACTTCAGCCCCAGGGATATTCATATAGGCATCGAGGTGCATCTTGCCGATTTGCCCGACACCGATAAAACCTATTCTTACTTTATTCATAGTTATGCTTCTCCTCGAATAAGTCTGGACTCCGCCCGTTTGATAACGCCAAGTTGCCAAGCCAGTTCCGCATATTCGTTGTTGGCGGAGTGGTGCTCGACGCCCCAATAGCCTTCATAACCGGCATCCCGCACAGCGCGCAGTCTAGGTTCAGGGCCTGCCGCTGTTAAGCGCGCATCAACATGAGTGTGCATCACCCACGGGGCGATGGCTATGTCTCCCGCGACCTCTGCTTCCGGCCCACCGTTCCAGTGGCCAAGGTGAAGCAGAATGCCATATCCCGGATGGTCTACCTCTTCGCACACTCTTTGTTGGACGGCTAAGGTAAGTTCCGGTCCCCAGTGAGTTTCGGGACCAACGCGATATCCATTGTCCCACGCCCGCTTTGCATATTCTTTAAACCGCTTTACTACGTAGTCATATTGTTCTTCGGTGAAAGTCTCTCCGGTTCCACCCATATCAATACGCAACGTCTTCGCGCCCAGTATCTCAGCTGCCTTCATCCACTTTAGAGCCTGAACGCGATGCGCAACCCGCGATTCGACATCATCTTCCCAAGGATGCGGCCCGTCAACGCACAGGTTTGCCAGAACAAGCTCTCGCTCATCCAACGCCTCGCGCACTTTGCGGATATAGTCGTCATCGAGGCTGGCTAATGTGCCGCTCCAGATATCAGCGGCATCCAGCCCGAATCGATACCGAACCGTCTCCAAATACCCAAAGATATCCATCATGCCCGCGTTAAGCAGTCCATGAAAAGAAAAGGAAGCAACCGTGATTTTCATAACTTACCTCTTGCTCAGTTCTTCGTACACCTGGTTATAGTAGAGGGCGCTCTCGACAGGAACGTTAGCTGGGATGTGGCCGCTGCAACACATGAAATAGCCGGGGCAATTCTTACCTGCGGCCATGCAGCGCTCGACCTCAGCCCTTATCTGGGGTTTGCTGCCCCAAGTCAGGATGCGGACGTCGGCGTTACCAACGATAATGTGGGTCTTGCCAAACTTTTCAGTTATATGCTTTAAATCGGTGAATATCTCGAACCAGAAGCCTGCATTACCGCACGCGGCGACGTCATCAACAAACTGCGTGTAATTGCCGTCGCAGATGAAGATAATCTTCTTGCCGCTATCCACCAAAGGCTGCCATAGGCGCTTAAGGTTGGGAAAGATATACTCGCGATACCAGCTTGGGTGCATAAACGCGCCTTCTGTCCACACCATGTCGTCGTGGCTGTAGATAACCGTCGCCTCAGACTGTGCCATCGCACGGTAATACTGCTCAATCCAAGTAGAATAGCGATTAACCACATTGCCAAAGCGATTAGGGTCAGTACCCGCTGCCTCAAGCAGCATCTCCCACCCGAATATCTTAATCATCCCTGACATCAGAGTGATATAGATGCCGGTGGTGTTGACGTTAGTGGGGTAAAGCTCGCACTGCGTACGGTAGTGCTTATTGAAACGCTCGATTAGCTGCTTCTCGTCGCGAGGACCATAGACTTCCCACGGGTCGAAAGAAAGCACTTCCTCAACGTCCGTGAATGGACAAGAGATATCGTTGTCGAAGTCGGCTCCGCGCTGGGCATAGACGGCATGCCCCATCTTAGTCGCCTTCGCGCTTAGTTCGGCATTAGCGATTTCGCAGCCAAAATAGAGGTCATAGTTCCAAGCCTTCAAAAACGCCTGAGCCGCCCGAAGCTGTTCCTCTTCAGAGCTATCCACGCTGACTTCAATCCCCGTCACCGCCTTAATCAGCTCAAAGTGATAAGACTCTGCGCTAGGCTCAAACCGCGGCACCCTCTTCGGCATCTGCAGATTAATCGCTGCCAATCCATCCTCGTATGACATTCAGAACTCCTTAAGAACTACTTCGGCGCTCCCAAAATAACAGTGGTGATGACATCTGCCTTGCCGCGTTTCAGCGTTAAACGTACGGCTGTGCCTGGCTTAAGGTCGATTAGGTAGGTCCAGAAATCCAGACCTAGTTTGACCGTCTTACCGTCTACATTAATAACGCGATCGCCAACTTTCACTCCAGCAACCTCAGCAGGAGTGCCAGCAACGACATTAGTTACTATCCCCACGCTTCTTGCATCGACGTTCATGCCTAGAGTGAACTTGTAATAGGCTGCATCGGTCAAAAGGCCGGGCATGAGGGTGATGCACTTGTCGATCGGTATGGAGAATGCCATGCGTCGGGCAAAACGACGTTCACCAGAATTAATGCCGATCACTTCTCCCAGGCTGTTGTAGAGTGGACCGCCCGAGTTACCGCCAACGATATAGGCATCGGTCTGTATCATGTCGTAGTGGATAGTGGTTGCCATCTCATTACCGGGCAGGTGCCAATTGTAGCCATAGAAGCGGTTGATACCACTAATAATTCCGCAAGTCGCCATCATTCCCATGGTCGCATGGTTGCCAATTGCCATCACCGGCTCGCCAACCACCAGCTTGCTGCTATAGCCAAGTTTCCCTGCATAAAGAGGCTTGTCGGATTCCACCTTTATCATCGCGATGTCGAGGTCGTCCTTTCTTACAATAACCTTGAAAGGAAGCCGTGTGCCATCACCAAAGGAGACCATGCGAGTGCCTTCTACCGAGACCACATGGCAGTTGCTGAACCCATAACCGGCCTCGTTAAAGACAAACCCACTACCTTCGGCTGAGCCACTCGCCGATTTATAGATATGGACGTCTACGGAACTTTTCATACAACTCGAGTAGAGCTTATCCCAAGGCATCGGCCCAAGATCGTTTGCCGGTAGGGAAGGCAAAGCCAAAAGGAACACAAATGCCCCCATTACCACTCTTGCCAATCGAATTTGTAGTTTAATCATCATATTTTATCCTTATGGCACGAGCTAATTGGCTTTATGAAAGAGAGAGGTTGAAGGTAGCGCTTGTTTGGCAAAGCCGGGACCATCTGCATAAACCTTCAGATCACTTCCCCCATCGCGTTGGAAGTATTCGATGGTAATGGGATGATAACCTGCTTTGAGAGGGATGAAACCAGCCTTCTCATTCGCCCCATGTAGGCCATCATGATCGGTTACAACCTGATTGCCGATACAGATGCGACTGCCATCATCCGAGGCAATAAAGAAGCCATACACGCCATCTGTCGGCACGTTGACATAACCTGTGAAACGCAAACCGTAGTAGTTCTTACCCTTTAGCGAAGCATCAAGCGATACATCACCGGCAACATTTCTACCCGCAGAGGTCAATTTGCTGAAATCAGGCAGCTTGTTCCAATTGCCAGAGTAGAGATCAACGAATAGCCCAGGGGTTAAATTTGCAACTTGTTCAGCGGCTCTCAACGGGACTACGCCAAGAGTGATAGTCTTATTTAATACAATGCTTTTGCGTTTTACAGTGAGGCTCAGCTTATCGCCGCCTTTGTGATCAAGTAGTTCAAGTATGAAGTCAAGACTTCTTACGATCGGCTTTTTGTTGATGCTCGTTACTACATCGCCAACCACAAGCCCTGCCTTTTCAGCGGGTGAGCCTTTCACGACTTCCTTAACAACACCTGTCTTATCTGGGTTAAGCTTAAGTCCAAGCTTGTATCCATAACGCGCTTCCGCGTTAATCAAATCAGGTAACTCACGCAAAACAGTGTCAATCGGAATAGCGGCATTGATTGCAATGCACTCGACCGTAACCCCTAACACTTCGCCATTCATGTTGATTAGCGGCCCGCCTGAACTTCCGTAATTCACGGCAGCGTCTGTCAGAAGAACGCTATCATATTGGGCAAATGTATTGCCGACCTTGCGATTAACACCTGAGATGACGCCTGTCGTTGCGGAGAATGTTAGCCCATAAGGGTTGCCAATCGCCATCACCGGTTCGGCGATCTTGATCTCACTACTGCGCCCCAATTTGGCAGGAATAAAGGGCTTATCAGAAACAATCTTAATAAGAGCGAGATCGTAGTATTCATTCTGAACTACAACGCGATAGGGAACCATTGTCCCGTCCAGAAGCATTACCTGATTGTTGCTTTCTTGTTTAAGGTGATGATTGCAGGTAAGCACATAGCCGCTTTCAGTGAGGATAAATCCGCTCCCCATTGAAATGCCATTGCCAATCCCCACAATAGACTTAATTGCCGTTTGATAAGGCTCAACCCACGGCGCCCGTTTGCCGTCAAGCTTAGTCTCAGCGCTTGCGATTGAGCACAAAATTATTAACAATCCAATCAGTGAATACACTTTCAATTTGTTTGCTAGCATCCTTCATCCTCCATGTCTATAAACCTCAGTGATTATTGCATGCAAGAGGCCGAGACGTCACCGTCTCGGCCTTCTAAATGGACGCTTTGTAACCTTTTCTGTTTCGACAGTCATCTAACTAACCCAAAACAGCTTTGCTCACTCTTGAAAATTGCTTCAAGCTTTTCTCGGGGATGTTGCCGTCTAGCTCAACTGGCAGGTTGAACGTTACCGCGCCCTTGACCGCTTTGCAGTCGGCAACGAATTTAATTAGCTCATCGTCCGTGTAGTAATGGTCAGATACTTTGCTGCTGAAGCGGCAGTCCACCGGTGCCAGCGCATGCCACTGTACGCCATTCAAATACTGGCAAGTGGGCATCAGGAGGGGCAGGGGAGCCTTTCCGCGCTCTCGCCAACGGCCCTTCTCGTCCTGGTACGGCTCTCTATGATGTGGCCAAACTGGAGTTGGCTGTCTTCCAGGATTTCCACCTCACCCGCCAAGTAGTCCTGATAGGGGGATACAGGTTGTTCAATCCCGTTGCAGAAGTTGTCGTCGTTGAGCGCCACAATCGCATCCGGGTTGCCCGCGCGTGCATCATCGCAGAATGCCTGCCAATTCGTCATGTAACGGTTAGTGAAGTCCAACACCCCATCAAACCACCAACCATCCGAAAGACGCCCGAGCGAGTTCGAGTAGGAGCGCAGCCAACAGCCATAGAGATCCAGGAACAGCGGGTCATGTGTGCCTCCCCTGAACGGCCCCGGCGTATATCCTTCGACCGGAATAGGGATTCCAACCGGCAGATAGGTGATGAGCTTCTTGCCCATCCCATGCACTCTTTCCCCAATCTCCCGCATAAGATCCCTCTCAGACCCATGTCCCGGCTCGATGCTGTCCAGCCATGCATTGGGGCTGCAGAAGTACTGGGTGCACTGTCCAAACGTAAAGATTAGCCAGTTCGCCCCGCTCTCATCAAACTGTTGAATAAACGAATCGAGGTCAAAGGCATTAATCACCCGGTTAAGCTCCCACGTCTTCTCCGCATGCGTCGCACCTTTGGGATCAACGATATGGTGCACCATCAACCCTAACGTCCCGTCCGCCAACCACTGTGCCTTGTGTTCTTTCATCTAATTACCCCTATCCTTTCTTTCCTAAAGAGTACCCTTAGACACCATCATATTAGGTTGCAATAATAGTGATACAACAACAATACTTTAATTTGTCGTTGCTGCTTTTATTGCCTAAGTAATTATGTGTCACAGCGTGTTGTTCTTTGAAATTACTCGCATATTTACTTGCAAAACTGTTGAATAAGTGTTATATTAGTTCTCGTAGTGGGTGTCTCGATGCGCTCGGGAGTCCCTTGTTGAACCCCCAAAAACGACGGATCGAGCGCGGGTATTGCGGGCAATC
The sequence above is a segment of the bacterium genome. Coding sequences within it:
- a CDS encoding trypsin-like peptidase domain-containing protein, encoding MMIKLQIRLARVVMGAFVFLLALPSLPANDLGPMPWDKLYSSCMKSSVDVHIYKSASGSAEGSGFVFNEAGYGFSNCHVVSVEGTRMVSFGDGTRLPFKVIVRKDDLDIAMIKVESDKPLYAGKLGYSSKLVVGEPVMAIGNHATMGMMATCGIISGINRFYGYNWHLPGNEMATTIHYDMIQTDAYIVGGNSGGPLYNSLGEVIGINSGERRFARRMAFSIPIDKCITLMPGLLTDAAYYKFTLGMNVDARSVGIVTNVVAGTPAEVAGVKVGDRVINVDGKTVKLGLDFWTYLIDLKPGTAVRLTLKRGKADVITTVILGAPK
- a CDS encoding TIM barrel protein produces the protein MKITVASFSFHGLLNAGMMDIFGYLETVRYRFGLDAADIWSGTLASLDDDYIRKVREALDERELVLANLCVDGPHPWEDDVESRVAHRVQALKWMKAAEILGAKTLRIDMGGTGETFTEEQYDYVVKRFKEYAKRAWDNGYRVGPETHWGPELTLAVQQRVCEEVDHPGYGILLHLGHWNGGPEAEVAGDIAIAPWVMHTHVDARLTAAGPEPRLRAVRDAGYEGYWGVEHHSANNEYAELAWQLGVIKRAESRLIRGEA
- a CDS encoding Gfo/Idh/MocA family oxidoreductase, with amino-acid sequence MNKVRIGFIGVGQIGKMHLDAYMNIPGAEVVAAADVNEVELNRVADMYNIPHRYTDFRKLLERDDIDAVDVCLHNNLHMPFTVAALEAGKNVYCEKPIAGSYIDGVKMLETAQKCKRKLSIQLATLFSGETRVAKKLIENDRLGNIYHARSTGFRRRGRPYVDGYGTEFFVKKETAGGGALFDMGVYHIAQILYLIGMPEVTRISGKIHQETDMDTARRAKSGYNVEELGLGLVKFEGGLTMDIIESWAMHLNTFEASYIAGSQGGIQFDPLTYHTAMDGMEMDATFRVDGICARWSDLVEDDEAYTSPQGHWVAALQGRVDLLPTADVALQTMLVSEGIYLSDHLGREVTPEEVMEKSKSNAVKI
- a CDS encoding trypsin-like peptidase domain-containing protein, encoding MLANKLKVYSLIGLLIILCSIASAETKLDGKRAPWVEPYQTAIKSIVGIGNGISMGSGFILTESGYVLTCNHHLKQESNNQVMLLDGTMVPYRVVVQNEYYDLALIKIVSDKPFIPAKLGRSSEIKIAEPVMAIGNPYGLTFSATTGVISGVNRKVGNTFAQYDSVLLTDAAVNYGSSGGPLINMNGEVLGVTVECIAINAAIPIDTVLRELPDLINAEARYGYKLGLKLNPDKTGVVKEVVKGSPAEKAGLVVGDVVTSINKKPIVRSLDFILELLDHKGGDKLSLTVKRKSIVLNKTITLGVVPLRAAEQVANLTPGLFVDLYSGNWNKLPDFSKLTSAGRNVAGDVSLDASLKGKNYYGLRFTGYVNVPTDGVYGFFIASDDGSRICIGNQVVTDHDGLHGANEKAGFIPLKAGYHPITIEYFQRDGGSDLKVYADGPGFAKQALPSTSLFHKAN
- a CDS encoding uroporphyrinogen decarboxylase family protein yields the protein MSYEDGLAAINLQMPKRVPRFEPSAESYHFELIKAVTGIEVSVDSSEEEQLRAAQAFLKAWNYDLYFGCEIANAELSAKATKMGHAVYAQRGADFDNDISCPFTDVEEVLSFDPWEVYGPRDEKQLIERFNKHYRTQCELYPTNVNTTGIYITLMSGMIKIFGWEMLLEAAGTDPNRFGNVVNRYSTWIEQYYRAMAQSEATVIYSHDDMVWTEGAFMHPSWYREYIFPNLKRLWQPLVDSGKKIIFICDGNYTQFVDDVAACGNAGFWFEIFTDLKHITEKFGKTHIIVGNADVRILTWGSKPQIRAEVERCMAAGKNCPGYFMCCSGHIPANVPVESALYYNQVYEELSKR